The following coding sequences lie in one Candidatus Margulisiibacteriota bacterium genomic window:
- a CDS encoding sugar ABC transporter permease, translating to MKKQSDKTFKYYFRKYRIAYLFIAPTLLGMILMHLVPIVQGIYMSFLKLDNFTLSQYLGAPFVMFKNYYEVILNADSPMRIGIIESIRNTIIYTVFVTVGQIGLGMIVALMLHQDFKGRSFARTLFMFSWIVPTYVTGILWGFMWQQSIGIINIIFYDFFKIHIICQKINIIIHLLKFDAIIGLFNDFVVWDNQIMFTIINSKSMILKLISLLIVSFIVVKLFEYLNKRISKRLSYLFLVVFLFVEFMALINVQIPTLIPTTYKPFWLVGPNTIWAIIIPTIWRFWPLSMLMLLAGLQSISTELYDAVKIDGANRWQAFWSVTWPMLRPVWMILILFGLIYNVYSFNIVIMMFGNGAGFPGEWGDLMMTNIFRNSFMRWDFGTGAATSVLLLMVMIVAVNIWFRFYKKSEEVF from the coding sequence ATGAAAAAACAATCGGACAAGACGTTTAAATATTATTTTAGAAAATATAGAATAGCATATTTATTTATTGCTCCTACTCTGCTGGGAATGATACTTATGCACCTGGTGCCTATTGTCCAGGGTATTTATATGTCTTTCCTGAAACTGGACAACTTTACTTTAAGCCAGTACCTTGGTGCTCCATTTGTCATGTTCAAAAATTATTACGAAGTAATTCTGAATGCGGACAGTCCAATGCGTATAGGTATCATTGAATCGATACGCAACACCATAATTTATACCGTCTTTGTAACAGTGGGCCAAATCGGTTTGGGTATGATTGTGGCATTAATGCTGCATCAGGATTTTAAGGGAAGATCTTTCGCCAGAACATTATTCATGTTTTCGTGGATTGTTCCAACGTATGTTACCGGTATTCTCTGGGGATTTATGTGGCAGCAAAGTATCGGCATCATTAATATTATTTTTTATGATTTTTTTAAAATACACATTATCTGTCAAAAAATAAATATAATCATACACCTGCTCAAGTTTGACGCGATTATAGGACTTTTTAATGATTTTGTTGTTTGGGATAATCAGATAATGTTTACGATAATAAATAGTAAGAGCATGATTTTAAAATTAATTTCTCTTCTGATTGTTTCTTTTATTGTTGTAAAACTTTTTGAATATCTCAATAAAAGAATATCCAAACGTTTATCCTATTTATTCTTGGTTGTATTTTTGTTCGTGGAATTCATGGCTCTGATCAACGTGCAGATACCTACGTTAATACCAACAACCTATAAGCCATTCTGGTTGGTGGGCCCCAATACAATCTGGGCAATTATCATACCCACCATCTGGCGTTTTTGGCCTTTATCCATGCTTATGCTTCTGGCAGGTTTACAAAGTATTTCCACTGAGCTTTACGATGCGGTAAAAATTGACGGGGCTAATCGCTGGCAGGCTTTTTGGAGTGTTACCTGGCCTATGCTTAGACCGGTGTGGATGATCCTGATATTATTCGGACTTATTTATAATGTTTATTCTTTCAATATAGTTATCATGATGTTCGGTAACGGAGCAGGGTTCCCTGGAGAATGGGGAGACCTGATGATGACCAACATTTTTAGAAATTCTTTTATGCGCTGGGACTTCGGTACAGGCGCGGCAACCTCCGTATTATTGCTTATGGTTATGATTGTCGCGGTTAATATCTGGTTCCGTTTCTATAAAAAATCAGAGGAAGTTTTCTAA